TCGTAGTCTGAGGAATCTTTTTGTAGTTCGCCCTTTCCTTGTAAATGACCTTGGACTTCTTTCCACTTCTGAATTCTTTGAGCCTCTTTAAATACTTCGATACGGTGTTACGTGATATCTTCATTTCTCGAGCGACTTTTCTCATTGAGCCATATTCTTCGTACAGACGTTGTATTTCCTTGACATCGTACATGTTTTTCACTCCCCTTTTCCTCCTTCCAAAACAGTTGAGTCTATTATCTCAATTTTGGAAGGTTTTTATATTGGGAGTGGATCACTTTTTCTGGCCCTGCCGGATCAATTTATTGTACCTTATACAACTTCAAAAAATCTCCTTTCGTGCATCACAAATTAAAAAATCAACCAACTTTTCACATTTCACCATTTACCGCTTTCCTTTCAAAATAATAAAAAAAGAGAGGCAATTGCCTCTCTTTTGAATTTTTTGTATGATCGGATCGTTCATCAATCGAAATACTTTGTGAGATCTACGCCTGCTATCGCTCCATCTGCGGCCGCTGTTACAACCTGTCTCAAAACGGTTTTCCTTACGTCGCCAACGGCATAAACGCCTTTCACATTTGTTTCCATGTGTTCATCCGTGAAGATGAAACCATTCTGATCAACGTCTACAACGTTTTTCACAAGTTCAGAGTTAGGAACGAGGCCAACGTATATGAAAACCCCGGATGTTTCCAACTTGGAAGTTTCGCCACTTTTTACATTCTTCAACGTAACATATTCCACCGCGTCTTTTCCACCTATTTCCGTTACGACGGTATCCCAGATGAATTCTATATTGGGAATTTTGAAGGCTCTCTCTTGAACGATCTTTTGAGCTCTTAATTTGTCACGACGGTGAATTATGCGGACCTTAGATGCGATTTTAGAAAGGTATATTCCTTCTTCCACCGCACTGTCTCCACCACCTATGACAACAACTTCTTTACCTTTGAAAAACGAGCCATCACAAACCGCACAATAAGATACACCTCTATTAGCAAACTTATTTTCACCGGGCACACCTAATTTTCTGGGATTGCTACCAGTAGCCATTATCACGACTTTTGCGGTATATTCATTTCCCATATCAGTCTTTATCTTTTTCAAATCACCTTGCAAAGATAGCTCCATTACCTCTTCGTTTGCAAACTTTACTCCGAATTCTCTTGCATGATCTACAAATCTTTCCGCCAATTCTCCTCCACTTATAGTGGAAAAGCCGGGATAATCTTCCACCATGTTTGTAAGGGTGATTTGCCCACCTTCGGTGGCCCTTTCAAAAACAAGGGTCTTCAAGCCCGCGCGTCGCGCATAAATGGCAGCCGACAATCCTCCTGGTCCGGCTCCAACGATAACAACATCGTAATCCTTCTCTTTAACTTCGTTAGACAATCCAGAAAGATTGAACATTGGCATGCCGATCACACTCCTTTTAAAACACTCATCACTTGTTCTACAAATGCGTCTTCAGGTAAAGCTCCCACGAATTCTCCTGCGCCTTCGTTGATTATTATATGTGGAACAGACGAAACGTTGTACTTCATCGAAAGTTCCGGGAACTCATTTGCTTCAACCATCTCACCCTGTATGTAAGGTGATTTCATTGCAAGTTTCTGTGCCATAGCAACTGCTCTTGGGCAATAAGGGCACGTGGGTGTCACAAACACTTGAAGTTTCAAAGGTCTGTCAACTTCTTTGAGTATTTCAAGCGTCTTTTCGGAAAGATCAACTTCTCCTCCCTTTGAAACCGCTATAACATCTTCTATTAAAGTTGAAAATTCATATCCGGAAGGAACCCCATAGAATCTTATCCTCATGTCATTTCCATCTTTGTCAAGCATTAGAATAGCTGGGATCATTTCGATTTTGTACTTTTCAACCAAATCGCTATCAGCGTTGAAATCGTGTACTTCGATGTTTATTTTTTCGCTGGTTTCTGCCAATTCATCAAGCATTTGCTGGGTTATGTCACAATATTGACATTCATCCTTGTTATCACTTTTGAAAAACAAAACCTTCACTTCGGATTTCAATTCTTTATTGAACAAATCCACAAGATATTTCCTGTCTTCTTCTGAAAGAAGCGCTGCCATATGTTTCACCTCCAAAAAATACAACTACCCCTATGGGGTATATCGTTATAAATCATACCATATTTGTCGAGTAAAAAGATTTAAGAAATTTTAATTCTATGTGATTTTACAATGTCTAAAATGTTGTGGGCTATAAAACGCTTTTCATTTCGTTGCAAGGGAATAATTTCTCCATTCTTGCAGATGACTTTGACTTCGTTAAAAGCAGAATCGAATCCAATATCTTTACGTGAAACGTCGTTGGCCACTATCATGTCCAAGGATTTTTCCTGCAACTTTTTCTTTGCGTTTTCCATCAACTCCTGAGTTTCAGCGGCAAAACCCACTACAAAATGATTAGGAAGTTTGTTCTTGGAAATTTCTAACAGGATATCGTCTGTTTTTACAAGTTTGAGATTTAATTCATCAGCTGTCTTTTTTATCTTTTGAGAAGAAAGCTCAGCGGGCTTGTAATCCGCAACTGCTGCCGACATTATGATAACATCCGCCCAATTTAAGTTGTCTAACATCGCTTCCTTCATTTCTCTTGCACTTTCCACGTTTATCGTTTCCACACCATAAGGGGCTTTTAAGCTCACCGGTCCTGAAACCAATTTAACATTGGCATTCCGTGCCCTTGCCGCCTTTGCCAACTCATAGCCCATCTTTCCGGATGAACGGTTTGTTATATAGCGAACTGGATCTATCGCCTCACGTGTAGGGCCCGCACTTACAAGAACATTCACCCCTTCGTAATCATTAGGACTTAACATTCTATCTATTTCAGAAATAACATCTGACACATCTGGATATCTACCTTTGCCATATTCACCATCCGCCAAATGTCCACTGGCTGGCTCAACTACACTCCAACCATCTTCTCTCAAAGCAGAAATATTTCTAATTGTGGCAGGACTTTCGTACATTCTTACGTTCATAGATGGAACGGCAATTTTTGGTCCATTAAAAGCTAGGGCTACCATGGTCACCAAATTATCCGCTATTCCATAATGAAGTTTGGCGGCCGTGTTTGCCGTTAAAGGAGAAATTACAAGCAAATCTGCCCATTGTGAGATCGTGGTGTGAATTATATTCCCTTGGTCAGTTTTAAAGGCATCAACGTA
This sequence is a window from Mesoaciditoga lauensis cd-1655R = DSM 25116. Protein-coding genes within it:
- a CDS encoding helix-turn-helix domain-containing protein; amino-acid sequence: MKNMYDVKEIQRLYEEYGSMRKVAREMKISRNTVSKYLKRLKEFRSGKKSKVIYKERANYKKIPQTT
- the trxB gene encoding thioredoxin-disulfide reductase, coding for MPMFNLSGLSNEVKEKDYDVVIVGAGPGGLSAAIYARRAGLKTLVFERATEGGQITLTNMVEDYPGFSTISGGELAERFVDHAREFGVKFANEEVMELSLQGDLKKIKTDMGNEYTAKVVIMATGSNPRKLGVPGENKFANRGVSYCAVCDGSFFKGKEVVVIGGGDSAVEEGIYLSKIASKVRIIHRRDKLRAQKIVQERAFKIPNIEFIWDTVVTEIGGKDAVEYVTLKNVKSGETSKLETSGVFIYVGLVPNSELVKNVVDVDQNGFIFTDEHMETNVKGVYAVGDVRKTVLRQVVTAAADGAIAGVDLTKYFD
- the pdo gene encoding protein disulfide oxidoreductase, with the translated sequence MAALLSEEDRKYLVDLFNKELKSEVKVLFFKSDNKDECQYCDITQQMLDELAETSEKINIEVHDFNADSDLVEKYKIEMIPAILMLDKDGNDMRIRFYGVPSGYEFSTLIEDVIAVSKGGEVDLSEKTLEILKEVDRPLKLQVFVTPTCPYCPRAVAMAQKLAMKSPYIQGEMVEANEFPELSMKYNVSSVPHIIINEGAGEFVGALPEDAFVEQVMSVLKGV
- the coaBC gene encoding bifunctional phosphopantothenoylcysteine decarboxylase/phosphopantothenate--cysteine ligase CoaBC, which codes for MSNVLLAVTGGIAAYKTLEVVSVLRKRGEKIKVIMTEEATKFVAPLTFAGVGNCPVYVDAFKTDQGNIIHTTISQWADLLVISPLTANTAAKLHYGIADNLVTMVALAFNGPKIAVPSMNVRMYESPATIRNISALREDGWSVVEPASGHLADGEYGKGRYPDVSDVISEIDRMLSPNDYEGVNVLVSAGPTREAIDPVRYITNRSSGKMGYELAKAARARNANVKLVSGPVSLKAPYGVETINVESAREMKEAMLDNLNWADVIIMSAAVADYKPAELSSQKIKKTADELNLKLVKTDDILLEISKNKLPNHFVVGFAAETQELMENAKKKLQEKSLDMIVANDVSRKDIGFDSAFNEVKVICKNGEIIPLQRNEKRFIAHNILDIVKSHRIKIS